The Jiangella sp. DSM 45060 genome contains the following window.
GCCCCGGTGCGGTCCGTCGTCGTGGTCAGCGCCGCCCCGAGCAGGGCGGCCGTGTAGTCGTCCCGCGTCCGGCTGGGCACGTACCGATGCGCCTTGCCGTCGCGCGCCCGCCCGAGCCAGCCCTTGCGGTACAGGATGTCGACGACCGTCTGGACGGTCGTGTAGGCCCGCTCCGGCTGCTGGGGCAGCTGCTCCTTGATCTCGCGGATGGTGATCGGTTCCGCGGCGGACCAGACGACCTTCATGATCGCCGCCTCCAGTGCGCCGAACGGCCGCATCCCGCCTCCCCTCATCGCCTGGGCGGCATGGTAGTAGTCACCGCGAAGCGGCGCGTCTCCCATGAGTCGTCCAGGAGGCGCGTTCGACCTCCGCGACGTACTGCTCCCGGTCGAAGTGCAGGTCTGGCAGGTCCCACGGCGTGCCCTCGTGCTGAGCGGCGGACGGTTCGACCGGACCGATGAAGACGCCCACATAGTCGCGGAAGTCGATCCACGAGACGCCGGTGCCGTCCGGCGACGCGACGATGACCGGAGCGATCACGCCGCACCCCGCGATCCCGCACGAACACCGGTACACCGCAACGCGTCGTCCGATGCCGTCAGCCGGCAGCAGTGGAGAGCGGGGCCCGAGGACGTCCGCCGGGTCGAAGCCGCGCCACCCCGGGGCGGTGTCGGCGAACGGGTCCGTGCCGTCGATCAGGACCTGGACCACGGGCCGGTCCGGGCGATCGTCGAGGACCTGGAATCGAAGGGAGAGGACCGAGCGACCGTGTCGTGCGGTCTGGCGTGCGTGGGTCATCTGGGCGACGTTTCATCGGTACGCCGGGACCATCGTCGTGCCGGCGCCGAGGCCGACCGGGTGGCCTCAGCATAGGCGATTCGCATCGGCCGTTCCGCGAGCCGGCGTCGTCGCGTGACCCGGTCACGCTGGTGAGCGACCTCGGCATGGAGCCGACCGCCCGGCCGCTGCGGCAGCACGCGCGACGGCTGTACGACATCATCTGCGGTCGCACTGGCCGGGACCACCTGACGACGCGGCCACCTCCTCATCTACTATCCGTGTTAGTAGCTGAGGAGGTGGTCGTGGCGAAGACCGGCCCGCGCGGCCAGGCGAAACGAGAGCGACGCGAGCGGCGCCAGGTGGACCGCGTCGGCTGTCCGGTGAGCGCATGAACGGCGCGCGTACCTGGTACGACGTGTGGCAGCGCAAGGGCGAGCGCTTCGCCGCGTCCGGCCGTGTCGTGCCCGGCAGGGCCGAGCTGGCCGCGCTGTCCGGCTACGACTCGCTGACCTCGGCGCTCGACCTCGGCGAGTTCGACCGGCAGCGCGACCACATCGCCGCCTCGCTGGGGATCGGCGCGAACGACACCGTCTACGAGGTCGGCTGCGGCGCCGGCGCGCTGCTGCACGCCCTGGAGCCGCTCTGCGCCGGGGTCGGCGGCTCCGACTACGCGCCGGCGCTCGTCGACGTCGCGCGCGGCGTCCTCGACTCCGGCGACGTCGAGGTGCGCGAGGCGAGCGAGGTGCGGCCGCTGCCGCGGTACGACGTCGTCGTCAGCAACGGCGTCTTCATCTACTTCCCGGACGCCGAGTACGCCCGGGACGTCGTCGTGCTGATGGCGGCCAAGGCCCGGCGCGCTGTCGGCGTTTTCGACGTCAACGACCTGGCCAGACGTGAAGAGCACCAGGCGGCGCGCCGGGCGGCGTACGGTGCGGACGCGGCGACGGGCGGGCTGCGGCAGCTCTACCTCGACCGGGCCTTCTTCACCTCGCTGGCCGCCACCCTCGGTCTCAGCTGCGTCATCCGCGACTCGGTGATGACGGGCTCGGTGAACGGCCGCTTCCGCTACAACGTCGTCATGTCCCGTCGGGGCGGCTCGTCACGAACGTGAGCGCGGCCCGGGCCTGCTCCAGCACGTCCGCGACGGGGCGCTCGAGGAGCGGCTCGTCGGCGGTCACCCAGGCGTCGGTGACGGCGTACCAGTCGACCGGTGTGGTGGGCGCACCGGTGAGCGCGTTGCGCAGCTGTTCGAACCAGAGCGCCCAGCGCTGCCGGTAGTAGCCGCCGACGAGCCCGGACCAGTCCCGGTTGCCGTACTCCGTGAGCATGGTCGACTCCCGGGCGCCCCACGACGTGAGCAGCCGCTTGCCCCACTCGACCA
Protein-coding sequences here:
- a CDS encoding BlaI/MecI/CopY family transcriptional regulator, with the translated sequence MRPFGALEAAIMKVVWSAAEPITIREIKEQLPQQPERAYTTVQTVVDILYRKGWLGRARDGKAHRYVPSRTRDDYTAALLGAALTTTTDRTGALLRLVGTMNDAEVAALRAALDAATTDRGSPAP
- a CDS encoding trans-aconitate 2-methyltransferase, with translation MNGARTWYDVWQRKGERFAASGRVVPGRAELAALSGYDSLTSALDLGEFDRQRDHIAASLGIGANDTVYEVGCGAGALLHALEPLCAGVGGSDYAPALVDVARGVLDSGDVEVREASEVRPLPRYDVVVSNGVFIYFPDAEYARDVVVLMAAKARRAVGVFDVNDLARREEHQAARRAAYGADAATGGLRQLYLDRAFFTSLAATLGLSCVIRDSVMTGSVNGRFRYNVVMSRRGGSSRT